The following proteins are co-located in the Leishmania major strain Friedlin complete genome, chromosome 30 genome:
- a CDS encoding glyceraldehyde 3-phosphate dehydrogenase,glycosomal — MAPIKVGINGFGRIGRMVLQAICDQGLIGNEIDVVAVVDMSTNAEYFAYQMKYDTVHGRPKYTVEAVKSTPSVKTPDVLVVNGHRIKCVKAQRNPADLPWGKLGVDYVIESTGLFTDKLQAEGHIKGGAKKVVISAPASGGAKTIVMGVNQHEYSPTSHHVVSNASCTTNCLAPIVHVLTKENFGIETGLMTTIHSYTATQKTVDGVSLKDWRGGRAAAINIIPSTTGAAKAVGMVIPSTKGKLTGMSFRVPTPDVSVVDLTFRSTRETSIQEIDKAIKKAAQTYMKDILGFTNDELVSSDFINDNRSSVYDSKATLQNNLPGEKRFFKIVSWYDNEWGYSHRVVDLVRYMAATDAASAKM; from the coding sequence ATGGCTCCTATCAAGGTCGGCATCAACGGCTTCGGCCGCATTGGTCGCATGGTGCTTCAGGCCATCTGTGACCAGGGTCTTATCGGCAACGAGAtcgacgtcgtcgctgtcgtggaCATGAGCACGAATGCTGAATACTTCGCGTACCAGATGAAGTACGACACGGTGCACGGTCGCCCGAAGTACACGGTGGAGGCTGTGAAGAGCACCCCGTCCGTGAAGACGCCAGATGTGCTTGTGGTGAACGGCCACCGCATCAAGTGCgtgaaggcgcagcgcaacCCCGCGGATCTGCCGTGGGGCAAGCTCGGCGTGGATTACGTGATCGAGTCTACTGGCCTGTTCACGGACAAGTTGCAGGCCGAGGGTCACATCAAGGGTGGTGCGAAGAAGGTCGTGATCAGCGCGCCGGCGTCTGGCGGCGCCAAGACGATCGTGATGGGCGTGAACCAGCACGAGTACTCGCCGACGTCGCACCACGTGGTGTCGAACGCGTCGTGCACAACCAACTGCCTGGCCCCCATCGTGCATGTGCTGACAAAGGAGAACTTCGGCATCGAGACCGGTCTGATGACCACCATCCACTCCTACACGGCGACGCAGAAGACGGTGGACGGCGTGTCGCTGAAGGACTGGCGCGGTGGCCGCGCGGCGGCCATAAACATCATCCCGAGCAcgaccggcgccgccaaGGCCGTGGGCATGGTGATCCCGTCGACCAAGGGCAAGCTGACCGGCATGTCCTTCCGCGTGCCGACGCCGGACGTGTCCGTCGTGGACCTGACGTTCCGCTCGACGCGCGAAACGTCGATCCAGGAGATCGACAAGGCCATCAAGAAGGCCGCGCAGACGTACATGAAGGACATTCTCGGCTTCACCAACGACGAGCTCGTCAGCTCTGACTTTATTAACGACAACCGCAGCTCGGTCTACGACTCCAAGGCGACACTGCAGAACAACCTACCCGGCGAGAAGCGGTTCTTCAAGATCGTCTCGTGGTATGACAACGAGTGGGGCTACTCGCACCGCGTGGTGGACCTGGTGCGCTACATGGCCGCCACGGACGCTGCGAGCGCCAAGatgtag
- a CDS encoding glyceraldehyde 3-phosphate dehydrogenase,glycosomal: protein MAPIKVGINGFGRIGRMVLQAICDQGLIGNEIDVVAVVDMSTNAEYFAYQMKYDTVHGRPKYTVEAVKSTPSVKTPDVLVVNGHRIKCVKAQRNPADLPWGKLGVDYVIESTGLFTDKLQAEGHIKGGAKKVVISAPASGGAKTIVMGVNQHEYSPTSHHVVSNASCTTNCLAPIVHVLTKENFGIETGLMTTIHSYTATQKTVDGVSLKDWRGGRAAAINIIPSTTGAAKAVGMVIPSTKGKLTGMSFRVPTPDVSVVDLTFRSTRETSIQEIDKAIKKAAQTYMKDILGFTNDELVSSDFINDNRSSVYDSKATLQNNLPGEKRFFKIVSWYDNEWGYSHRVVDLVRYMAAKDAASAKM from the coding sequence ATGGCTCCTATCAAGGTCGGCATCAACGGCTTCGGCCGCATTGGTCGCATGGTGCTTCAGGCCATCTGTGACCAGGGTCTTATCGGCAACGAGAtcgacgtcgtcgctgtcgtggaCATGAGCACGAATGCTGAATACTTCGCGTACCAGATGAAGTACGACACGGTGCACGGTCGCCCGAAGTACACGGTGGAGGCTGTGAAGAGCACCCCGTCCGTGAAGACGCCAGATGTGCTTGTGGTGAACGGCCACCGCATCAAGTGCgtgaaggcgcagcgcaacCCCGCGGATCTGCCGTGGGGCAAGCTCGGCGTGGATTACGTGATCGAGTCTACTGGCCTGTTCACGGACAAGTTGCAGGCCGAGGGTCACATCAAGGGTGGTGCGAAGAAGGTCGTGATCAGCGCGCCGGCGTCTGGCGGCGCCAAGACGATCGTGATGGGCGTGAACCAGCACGAGTACTCGCCGACGTCGCACCACGTGGTGTCGAACGCGTCGTGCACAACCAACTGCCTGGCCCCCATCGTGCATGTGCTGACAAAGGAGAACTTCGGCATCGAGACCGGTCTGATGACCACCATCCACTCCTACACGGCGACGCAGAAGACGGTGGACGGCGTGTCGCTGAAGGACTGGCGCGGTGGCCGCGCGGCGGCCATAAACATCATCCCGAGCAcgaccggcgccgccaaGGCCGTGGGCATGGTGATCCCGTCGACCAAGGGCAAGCTGACCGGCATGTCCTTCCGCGTGCCGACGCCGGACGTGTCCGTCGTGGACCTGACGTTCCGCTCGACGCGCGAAACGTCGATCCAGGAGATCGACAAGGCCATCAAGAAGGCCGCGCAGACGTACATGAAGGACATTCTCGGCTTCACCAACGACGAGCTCGTCAGCTCTGACTTTATTAACGACAACCGCAGCTCGGTCTACGACTCCAAGGCGACACTGCAGAACAACCTACCCGGCGAGAAGCGGTTCTTCAAGATCGTCTCGTGGTATGACAACGAGTGGGGCTACTCGCACCGCGTGGTGGACCTGGTGCGCTACATGGCCGCCAAGGACGCTGCGAGCGCCAAGATGTAA
- a CDS encoding putative Lsm5p, producing MTTAAASSAAVAVEKRNLVMYVGNRVNVTLDDASVLTGRLVSLSSCGNLILTDVERQRILKRRRNRDGVHATTRECYAAVLFVRGSSVVSVGYDSGITTDKSVIDHVGGRQANSSRMVQLANAAPSTR from the coding sequence ATGACTACAGCCGCTGCGTCgagtgcggcggtggccgtcgAGAAACGGAACCTCGTCATGTACGTCGGTAACCGCGTGAATGTGACGCTGGACGACGCGAGCGTCCTGACCGGCCGCCTCGTTTCgctgagcagctgcggcaatCTCATCCTCACCGATGTCGAGCGTCAGCGCATTCTCAAGCGCCGCCGCAATCGCGACGGGGTGCATGCAACAACCCGTGAGTGCTACGCGGCCGTTCTCTTTgtgcgcggcagctctgTCGTCTCCGTTGGTTACGATAGCGGTATTACTACAGATAAATCGGTGATTGACCACGTTGGAGGGCGGCAGGCGAATAGCTCGCGCATGGTGCAGCTCGCAAACGCCGCCCCGTCGACACGGTGA